ACGATCTAGAACAAAAAGATACGCAATGAATCCCAAAAAAATCACACACACTACCGATACCACTACGTAAATCTTGCCTGAGCTCCGTAGACCATCAGCCATTTCAACACCATTTGATGGTTGTGCAAAACTATAAAAAAAGGATGTCAACCCTAGCAAAAACAAAAGAATTAGCTTCTTCATACCTTTTATCACAAATAATTATTTTATTTTAAATAAATATCTCAAAACCATACATTTCATCTACCTTTTAACGTTTTTTAACGAAGTACATAAAACCACCAAAAAAGCAGCTTTCTCAATTTTACTTCTTTTTGATCAACGTTCATCTTAGAAATCCAACCGCTGATGTTTTCTCTCTAAAATTCTGTATCGGTAACGTAAGGTCATAATCCAGACAGCAATCAACATCCAACCGATAACTGCAGGATAGAAAACCATCCGCATACGCCCATCCATATCTAAACTTCCAAATGCTGGATTTCCACCGTTACCAGGATGCAGAGAATCCGTCAAGCGCGGTAAGATGAACAGCAATACGACCATTACCGGAAAAGCAAAAACATTATATATTGCTGATATTTTAGCTCTTTTTTGCTCCTCATCTAAAGCGTTTCGTAAAACCAGGTAAGCCAAATACATTAAACTAGCTATGGCCGAACCATTTAGCTTTGGATCGTTCGGCCAAGGCTCACCCCAGGTAACATTAGCCCAAAGCATACCGGTAACCAGACCAAAAACACAGAAGATTATGCCAACATTTACACATTCAACAGCCACCACATCTTGTTTTATATCTCCTGAAGAAAGGTATTTTATGCTATAAATTACGGACACGAGATATAATAGAATCATGGAAAACCACATGGGGATGTGAAAATAGGTATTTCGGATCGTCTCGTGAAGAATAGGAAGTTTGGGTACAGGACCTAAAAAACCCATAATGACAGAATATAGAATAATAACAGCTCCCAATATTTTCCACCAATAAGCCTTCATTTTTTAAATTAGATATCTTTCAATGTTAATCAATCGCGCCAAATGTAAGGAAATAACAATAAAGAAACAGTAACGACTATTAAGTTTATTGCTACCAACACCCCTATTTCATCATAACTTACACTAGAATCTAACCCATCCATAGCGTTCTTAGACAGCTTGATAAGTACGATCAATACTGGAATAATTACCGGAAAACTTAAGATAGCCATCAACGTACCATTATTACCCGCCTTCGCACTGATACTGGAGACCATAGTAAAGACGGTAGCAAAACTCATACTTCCAAGTACCACAGCAAAAAAATATAGTGTTGGATCACCAAGCTCATTTTTGAAAATTATGTTATATGCAAAAAATGCTACCGCAGAAAGCAGTAGCATTAATAATACATTATAGATAATTTTCGATAAAATTACGGCCTTAGGGCTAACTAAAGTATAATAGTATAATTGTCGCCCCCTATTCTCTTGCACAAAACTTTTTGAGATCGCATTAATAGAAGCAAACAGCATAATAATCCAAAAAAGCGCATTCCATATGACGGGATGCACCGATTTAAATGCCTGATAACAAACAAATACTGTCGACACCACATAAAGAAGAATACCGTTAAGGGCGTATTTTGATCGCCACTCCAGTGTTATTTCTTTACGTATTAACAGCGTAACTTGCTTGAATAAATCCATTTGGGCAAAGATACAACTAATGCGCCTTTCTGCCTCAAAAAATTATCTAACCCAGGTATAATTACACTTTATCAACTTTCTCTTTCGCTTCCTTAGCTAATGCTTCAGCATAGTCTAGCCCTTTTTTCGTCAGTTTTTTGGCTTCTCCTTTATATTTGCTAGCCTTTTCAGCAGCCTCATGTCCCTTCTCTTCTGCCAAATTAATCACCTTATGGTATTCCTCCTTCGCTTTGTTAGCAAGTTTTGTAGCTCGTTGCAATCCTTCTTCTGCCTGAGCTTTTAAAGTCTTACTCAGATCATTTACTCCATCTACCGCTTTATTAAGCGTTTTCCGTCCCTCTTTCGTCCCGAATAAGTAGTAGGCTGCTGCACCAAGAGCCAATCCTGTTAAAGCAAAAGCAACAAATTTTGTTGTTTTGCTACATTCTTTCTTTGCTTTCTTTTCTATTTTTGTGTTCATACTCATTATAACAGTGATGGGAAAAAAAAGTTTTTGGGCTGTTCTTATAGGTCATCCATTTTTTTTACCGGAATATCCGCTACCGCTGGATACTGAAGATCATTTTGATTATTATACGCGTACCCATTGGTACCCAAGTTCCATAACATCGGGCTCAAAAAGTGGATCGCAGCCTCATATCCCTGCACCGTAGCCACCATATTCCCTGTATCTTTTGAGTTTTTTGCTTCATTCTCAATTTCAAAGGGTCCAGCAAAGCCCTTATTCCTTAATGTATCTACGAAAGCTCGCCAATCCATATGATCTGTTCCACCAAAACCCGGTAACATTGCCTCATAATGATGGCGATCCCAATCATTTTTAGGTTGTTCCACCTCAGCATGTACAGCCAATGATGATTCAACCCGCTGCATGGGGTACATTCCACCCCATTCAATCCGCGCTTTATTTTTGAGTTTTCTGGTAGTCTTAACGTGAATTCGATGAATGCGAGAAATATCACTTGCTTTAATCACCTCCACCGGGTCAGTATGTTGCCATATATCGTGTGAAGGATCGTATATCTCCCCGTGAGCCCGACTTGGGATCATGGCATACATCAACTTACGAGCCGCTAAAACTCCAGGCAAATTATTGTAAGTAGATGTATAACTCGCTGAGCGCCACCCCTCCATTGGGCAGTTTTCATATAACACCGTTACACCCAAGCTTTCCGCATAGCGTATTATTGGCTCAAACACCCTTTTAAAGGCATCCAAGTTTTTTTGGAAACCTCCTTCCTCAGCACCAAGTTCGTGATTGTAACCAACAAAGGTCCCCACTTTCACATTATTTTCATCTCCACCAAGTAGATAAGCAATACGTATGAGTTTCAACAGGTGGTTTTGATTTTTTATACGTTGACCCTCATCTCCGCCAATCATATTTTCAAATGCTCCCAGCGAGAGTTGCAATTCTGCTTTATTAAATTGTTCTATTAATCTTTTAGCATCGTCCAGCCCAAAATTATCGTATTCCAAATGAGTAGCGGTGTGGTCCTGCCGCGTGCCGTCCTTCCGGAATACACAAAGATCTATTCCTTGCACACCTATATTTTCCGCCTGTTCAACTAGTTCATTCAAGCTCAATTTATCAAAAGCAGAGCTCATTAACCAAATCGGATTATTCAGATTATTCATTTTTTTGTAAGTAAGACGTTATATTTTAATCAATTATGATCAGCTGTGTAGTCAAATTTATTATTATCGTTCTCTTTGGTTATCCATTTATCCAAAAAACTTGATACCTGTTTTCAAGATCGCCTAAATCAATTTTCTCTTTAAAGATACCATATACTGTGGATCCTGACCCACTCATTGCTGCATACAGTGCACCCTTTTCATATAGTGATGATTTAATTCCCCTGATTTCCGGGTAGCGATTAAATATACCTGGCTCAAAATCATTAAATATGTGCGTTTTCCATTGATCTACGGGACGTTTGATATCTTCTATGAGATTTTTCCCTTTGCCAGTTGTCTTAACACTTCCATAAGCTTCGCCAGTAGAAATATGAATGTTAGGCGTTATAAGTACGAGGTGGTAGATCGACAGATTTATGTCAACATCAGAAAAAATGTCGCCGATACCTGTTGCATATACTGGCGTATTTTTAATAAAAAAACAGCAATCGGCTCCGAGTCCACGTGCATAATTTTCCATTGTCTCTTCAGAGAGGTTCAACTCAAAATACTGCGCCAATAACTTTAGGAGAAAGGCGGCATCGGCAGAGCCGCCGCCTAAACCCGCACCTATAGGAATATTCTTGTGTAAATAAATATGGACAGGAGTTAGATTAAAGTCTTTCGCCAGTGCTTTATAAGCCCTGATGCACAGGTTATCTTGATTATTATTCGGGATATCCAAACCAGACACCTCCAATTTCAACTCATTGCCAGGCACGATCTCCAGCACATCGTGCATCTTTACCGGGTAGAATATCGTTTCCAAGTTATGATAACCATCAGATCTCCGGTTGAGCACTTGCAGTCCAATATTAATTTTAGCATTGGCAAAAATAATCATGCCACAGAATTAGCAATAAAAAAGATGGAAAGCAAATTTAGCTCATGATTATTACGGACAATGAACGGTATCCCATCTTTGATCGTTCTTTTAATAGCTCACTTATCTGTAGTATTTACCGCTCTCGTTTAATGGTGATATACCCTTTAAATGTTTCCCATTTACCACTTTCCATTCTGATACATAAGGCATCATAGTAGGTTCTTTCGTTAAGGTTCCGCCCATCCCAATTATTCTGATACTTTTTTATGTGGAACAATTCAGCACCCCAACGATTAAATATATACAGTTCGTTATCTTCAAATAACTCTAGTCCAGATCTCTCGAAAAAATCATTTATTCCATCACCATTGGCGGAGAAGATATTAGCTATCTTTAAAGCAATAACATCTGTGACAGCGCTAGCTGAGTTATTTGACAGGTCCGGATCGGCCTGCGACGCTTCTGCTTCAGCATAATTTTCGATTGACCCTTATTCTCTTGCCGTTGTCCCGATACGCAATTCCTCGTGACAAAAGACGGTAAAAGACGGATAGGTTGCTTTGCTCAGTTTGTGCAGGATTTGTAGCTTTATAAAATGGTGTCATCCCGAACATATACGCATTCGTCTTGTTTTTAATGAGAAACGAATAACAACAATGGTTGATCTATCCATAAACAAAAAAATCCCTATCTTTACTTCCTTAACAATTCATTAAAAAGCTATGCAGCAATACCTTGATTTGATGCGTCACGTATACGAGAATGGCATTGATAAACACGATCGAACAGGAACCGGAACCCGTAGTGTTTTTGGTTACCAGATGCGATTTAACCTCCAGGAAGGTTTTCCGATGGTGACCACTAAAAAGCTGCACTTACGCTCTATTATTCACGAACTTATTTGGTTTCTCAAAGGCGACACTAATATTGCTTATCTGAGGGAGAATAAGGTAAGTATATGGGACGAATGGGCTGATGAAAAGGGAAATTTGGGTCCGGTTTACGGTTCGCAGTGGCGTTCTTGGCCTACTCCAGAAGGCAAACACATCGATCAGATAGCT
This Olivibacter sp. SDN3 DNA region includes the following protein-coding sequences:
- the ispE gene encoding 4-(cytidine 5'-diphospho)-2-C-methyl-D-erythritol kinase, which translates into the protein MIIFANAKINIGLQVLNRRSDGYHNLETIFYPVKMHDVLEIVPGNELKLEVSGLDIPNNNQDNLCIRAYKALAKDFNLTPVHIYLHKNIPIGAGLGGGSADAAFLLKLLAQYFELNLSEETMENYARGLGADCCFFIKNTPVYATGIGDIFSDVDINLSIYHLVLITPNIHISTGEAYGSVKTTGKGKNLIEDIKRPVDQWKTHIFNDFEPGIFNRYPEIRGIKSSLYEKGALYAAMSGSGSTVYGIFKEKIDLGDLENRYQVFWING
- a CDS encoding heme exporter protein CcmB; the encoded protein is MDLFKQVTLLIRKEITLEWRSKYALNGILLYVVSTVFVCYQAFKSVHPVIWNALFWIIMLFASINAISKSFVQENRGRQLYYYTLVSPKAVILSKIIYNVLLMLLLSAVAFFAYNIIFKNELGDPTLYFFAVVLGSMSFATVFTMVSSISAKAGNNGTLMAILSFPVIIPVLIVLIKLSKNAMDGLDSSVSYDEIGVLVAINLIVVTVSLLLFPYIWRD
- a CDS encoding YtxH domain-containing protein, with product MNTKIEKKAKKECSKTTKFVAFALTGLALGAAAYYLFGTKEGRKTLNKAVDGVNDLSKTLKAQAEEGLQRATKLANKAKEEYHKVINLAEEKGHEAAEKASKYKGEAKKLTKKGLDYAEALAKEAKEKVDKV
- a CDS encoding gliding motility-associated C-terminal domain-containing protein yields the protein MENYAEAEASQADPDLSNNSASAVTDVIALKIANIFSANGDGINDFFERSGLELFEDNELYIFNRWGAELFHIKKYQNNWDGRNLNERTYYDALCIRMESGKWETFKGYITIKRER
- a CDS encoding sugar phosphate isomerase/epimerase translates to MNNLNNPIWLMSSAFDKLSLNELVEQAENIGVQGIDLCVFRKDGTRQDHTATHLEYDNFGLDDAKRLIEQFNKAELQLSLGAFENMIGGDEGQRIKNQNHLLKLIRIAYLLGGDENNVKVGTFVGYNHELGAEEGGFQKNLDAFKRVFEPIIRYAESLGVTVLYENCPMEGWRSASYTSTYNNLPGVLAARKLMYAMIPSRAHGEIYDPSHDIWQHTDPVEVIKASDISRIHRIHVKTTRKLKNKARIEWGGMYPMQRVESSLAVHAEVEQPKNDWDRHHYEAMLPGFGGTDHMDWRAFVDTLRNKGFAGPFEIENEAKNSKDTGNMVATVQGYEAAIHFLSPMLWNLGTNGYAYNNQNDLQYPAVADIPVKKMDDL
- the ccsA gene encoding cytochrome c biogenesis protein; amino-acid sequence: MKAYWWKILGAVIILYSVIMGFLGPVPKLPILHETIRNTYFHIPMWFSMILLYLVSVIYSIKYLSSGDIKQDVVAVECVNVGIIFCVFGLVTGMLWANVTWGEPWPNDPKLNGSAIASLMYLAYLVLRNALDEEQKRAKISAIYNVFAFPVMVVLLFILPRLTDSLHPGNGGNPAFGSLDMDGRMRMVFYPAVIGWMLIAVWIMTLRYRYRILERKHQRLDF
- a CDS encoding CcmD family protein encodes the protein MKKLILLFLLGLTSFFYSFAQPSNGVEMADGLRSSGKIYVVVSVVCVIFLGFIAYLFVLDRKISRLENKEKNK